The Syngnathus acus chromosome 2, fSynAcu1.2, whole genome shotgun sequence genomic interval CACTCATTCCCAATCAGATTTTCCTAACATATTTTTCCGTGAGCTTCTAATTACTGCTTTTAGTATATCGTTCTTCAATTATGTTTATCATTTCAAGTAGTAAACAAAACTTCAAACTTCATACCATAGACGATTTGAGACTTAAGCAGCTGCACATCTGCTGGCTGTAGTCAAGTAGTGCACACAGTATTACCTAAAATTCAGTCTGATGAGGCAAGAACTAAATAAGTGTGAATATCAAATTGAAACAAAGAAGCAAAATTACTGCTAGTTCCACATCGAAATATGCACATCAGAAATATGTTCAAGAATGTTTAATTGACACAAAATATGACCTCAAGACTTAGAAACCACTCTACCATATACTAATACTGTATAACTAATATACTCAAGTGAGCCACCTTGTACTTTGTCCACATGAAAGGTATATACTCTACCTCAAGTACTGTAtgttaattttcttttatcaGCATGCGTGTACAAACTTCCCAATTCCAATGAAATGGGACAGTGCTAGATTACAATGAATTTGCGCTTCATAATgcaccacacattttcaataagAGACGTGTCTGGACTGCTGGCAGGCCAGTCAAGTATTTGCAGTCTTGTACCACGAAGCCAGGCTCTTGTAACTTGTGCAGAATGTGGTTTGGCATCATCTTGCTGAAATGAGCATTGGATGTCCCTAAAAATGACGTACCAACAATTGTTGCTCCAGATTTGCTGGATTTTGAACTTTGCGCTGGTAACAATTCAGATTTCAGGAGGATACAACATCCATGATTTCCAATGATGAGCATGGGCCCAGAGATGGCTTTGGTttttgcatggtagagttttaactTGCATTTGTAGATGCAGCGACCAACTGTAAACTGACAAGGGTTTTCTGAAGTGCTCCTGGGCCCATGCAGCgataacatttttgaaatgtagtAAGCCTGTGGGATCAAAAAGCCTCCCAAGTACAAATGACTTAAAGCAATCTCGCTTCTTAGTGCAAACTCGAATATCTGGTGTATAACTAACCTTCACACATCTAATTCTCTAATACAGGATCTCAAACCTGGAAACTTGGCTGTGAACCAAGACTGTGAGCTGAAGGTTTGTATTTGGAATGATTACAACGTCGCCTTCAATCAATGCTtttgtataaaataatgtgacCAAAATTGTTACTACATCAAACAGTAGCAAGAAAGTTAACTTTTGCACAGAAGCTCACACGAACAAAAGTGTCCTGGCTGGTCTATCAGTATTGCAGACTGTGACGTAGTGTGTATTTTGCTACATCCACTCATCCATCCACATTGAGTATGAGAACAAACTTCAGCGTACAAAGCTCCATTCAATATGCTACATTTAAGATGATACATTGTGGTATTTATAAACGTATTTCCACAACTCGTATTACGGACTACTCAAGACAGTAATCCAAGGTCACCATGTGAACAACAGAGATAGCAGTCGTATTACACACCAGTATAGGGGCCACTTGATTTTGTAGCTGTTATTTCAAAGGTCAAAGAATTCCAGCTTACACAGTGAGGTGCAGGCTGTAACACAATCACGACAGCACAGCACATATCTGCTTATATTCAAAGAGAATATTTGAATTACTTCCagtggttgttttgttttactttcgggtttttaacatttttgattGAGATGATCCGACTTTGCAGATTCTGGACTTCGGGCTAGCTCGCAGCACTGACGCCGAGATGACGGGCTATGTGGTAACCCGTTGGTATCGGGCGCCCGAGGTCATTCTCAACTGGATGCACTACACACAGACTGGCAAGATAACCGTAGCTATTAACATTCTCAACTCCGTCCTTGTTGTTGTCTCAGTGCTCAGTCAATTGGATCGTCTGGGATATTTGAGTTTCTGATGTGCAAACATTGTGGCTCCACTTAAAGGAATGACTTGTGTTTTGGACATGAGTTCTGTGGCGCATCACGGGTCTTTTTGTAATTCTATCACACTGAcgagaaaaatgcatttgagtTGGCATCAGTGTCACTCCGGCAGTGAATCTGTCAGTGAAGACAGATGGTTCTGACAGCAGACTGTTGACGAGTGATAATGCTGAGActctgtcactttgctgccAATTGCAATTACAGGCCTTTCCGAAGGATTTATGCTTCTTCAGAGAATAGTGTTTTCTGCTAAGCCTCCATTGTATCGTATTGTCATCCCGCCTCACGATGAGGAACAGCACAATAGTTTCTCCTCACCATTGGAACCTTGTAGCCTACATACCTCATTTCCACATATTTTAGGAGCACTGAGtcaatgatgtcacagatgTGTTTCTCCTCACTCACATTTGTCTCCTGTGTCGTTTATTCTAGTGGACATCTGGTCTGTGGGCTGCATCATGGCCGAAATGATCAACGGAAAAACCCTTTTCAAAGGGAAAGACTGTATCCTTTTGCCTGCACTCAAATCTATCATTGAGCTAGTGATGATCATATTAGTGTGCATGAGTCTCAGTACAAGTTCGTTTGACACCAAAATGCTCTAAaggttaaataaaattgaaaaagggaaaatataattttcaCTTTATCCATTTTATTGGACCTTTAAAGtaacaatgatttttttgagGCCATCACTGCAATCCTGTAACTGCACTCtaagattttaaaatgtccTGATGTCTCAGCTCCTTCTACAAATgttcaataaaaaatgttcagGGCTCATAGAAAACCACTTGGGGCATTAATATTGCCATAATTTCAACTAATTGAACGTACCTATCGCATGTGTATATGTTGCTTGGACACCTTTCTCAGCCGGCCTAAGCAAGCCTTGACTTTATTACCAGACATGGACCAGCTGACACAGATCATGAAAGTTACCGGAGTGCCTGGACCAGAATTTATACAGAAACTAGACAGCAAAGAGGTACTACAATCTGCTACAGCGTAAAATTCTAATGGGAACATAACATGGAACAATTAATTTTTATGTATTACGTCCAACTTTGTGGGAGTGCCTGCCAACAACTGCTAAATCAAACAACCAAGTAATTCTGGCTCTTTCTGAAAATGTGCCTGCGAGCAAGCTGTTCTAAACTTCCACCCCACTGTTGGTGTCTTAATTAACAGCATAACCACCCACCCACAGAGTTTCTCAGCCACTGATTTGACAGATAAACTGGACGAAGTTCCagagcggaaaaaaaaaaagaaacactttgACGTGGCAGCTGAAGCACAATTATCTCAAAACTGAAAGGAACTGAAATGTTGGCACAGACAACGTTAGATAACAGTGTTACCGACATAAAGCTTCTGAAAATATAATTCATCTAAATTATTAACatgaaaggagggggggggggggggttatggcACAAAAAATCTTTATGGAATCAATTATCCTATTGATTATTCCATCCATTACTCGCGTAATCGCCCACCCCACATCATGCACACACCCTGCCGAGTTGACTTTCTTTGGGGGAATAATTTAACAAGGTTTGTGTACGTACATTAACACTATTCTCACACTTACTTCAATGAGTTCTGTTGAATGCACAGATGAGCATTAGCTGACAATACCTGTGTTCCATTCTCACTATGCGAAGCACTTGATTTATGCAGTACAGGGGGCGGAGGGGTTTTGTGTTTGGCAATACGTCCATGCACCACATACTCACTTTAATTCCACACTCGGAGCTCTTCTTCTGTTTGTAGAAGGAAGCAGTCGGTCGGTGCAAATATTCAATTCCACAAAAGAGGATTGGTTGTCAAGCTTATGAAAAGCAGGCTTGCCTTTAGCCCAGCAGAATGTGAGGCAGGGTGAGGCCTGGGGCACTGatgatgaaatgaatgaaagccTGCCATGAATATGTCATTAAGACACTTGTAAACTGTTTTAACgcataagaaaaaaatgcatcaatcgCTCCATGAAGCCAACAGTACCAACATAATTGTGAATAGTAACAGACAAGCATTGacaatgaataatgaatgCTTTACTTTCAAACGtgtgaaataaagacaatGCTGTGTGCGAgcgcatgcgtgcgtgtgttgtaTGTACACAAGCACTATAGTGTATGTATTGTGTAGTGTGTAGCAAAGAAAGATGGCTTTATATTGGTAATGATTTATTAAATAATAGGATGTGTATTGACGTGAAAGATtgcacaaaaatacacaacttTAAGTGAGCTGGGTATGAGTGCAGATATATTATTTACAGTTTGGCTCGAAaggaaaaagctccatttttgctttaGTGCAAGACTGATGTCAGCCACTACTCCAATTTTCAGTCCTTAATAAAGGCCATATTCGCATAGTATCTGGGGACCACCACGATGTATTAAGAAAACTGTTTGGCGTGTTGGCTGGGCAATAGTATTGACTCAGCATTCTGAGAGAATTACAATTTCTTTATGTAACAtacatttcagatttttctgCTTCACCAATGCATCATGGGAATAATTGATAATCATGGTTCATATTTTTTCAGCTAATTCTACAAAATtggtacatttattttttttgttttatacaaACGCAGGCAAAAAATTATGTGAAGGCCCTTCCTCACTATCCCAGAAAAGACTTCTCAACATTGTTTCCTCGAGCCAGTGCAAACGGTGAGTTTGATTTAAATCAAACTTGTTCTTGCGTGCACATTGCTGATAGTTTGATTGTTTGCAGGCATTGACCTTCTGGAGAAGATGCTGGTCCTGGACTGTGATGAGAGGCCCACAGCCGAACTGGCACTGGAGCACCCGTACTTTGACAGCCTCAGGGACCCAGATGACCTCCCTGAGCCCGAACCATACGATGACAGCCGCGACAATGCCAAGTTAACGCTCGAGGAGTGGAAGCGTAAGTAGAAACACTTAGcatataacattttaaaagagaATATATCTGTAAAAGGGACCGTTGAACCTTAGTAAGACgatccaacattttttttatttttggaaataaCAGTTAGAtactgttaaaaatgaaacgtAACCATCCCACTCTGGATGGCAAACTCTGATTTGCTATTGTTTATCCAtgacattagaaaaaaaacaagctgtgCCAGTTTGAcacagcaattttttttgtgtgtgaactATGTAACAATTAGACAAACCATCCAACAAACAGTTATTTAGTACTTGCTGGACATAATGGTGGAGATATGATGCCATGGCATCAAACAGCTCCCAAAGTGCGCGGCGCTCGTCACCACAATACTATTCACAGCCAGCAGGAGGCATTTTTGCATGGTATTTGGCGAGGCCCTTGTAAAAGTGCAGTACCGTATTATCTTTGATTAATGATAATTATGGCAGACTTGCCAATCTAAGGTTGAATTCTTATCACAGACTTATTTGATACAAAATTTGACACACACTGGTGTGTACCGGTACTCATTCTAGCAGCAGTGCAAAGTTTAATAGATTGTGAAttgtatattttgtgtgtatgtacatTGACAAATTTAATTGGCAGtcagagttttttttaaagcacagTATGCCATTTAAAAATCTGATCGTGAAAGGACTCTCAAGGTGTATGGTGCTCATTCCCTATGGTTAGCACTTTAATCCTAAATCAGTTCTTTCCTCATTTCTTGGAAAATTGAACTTTGTAGGCAAACAGAATACATTTCTGTTTTATATTGGGTATTATAAAATGGAGATGGCAGTGGAGAATCTTTCTCTGTTTTTAGCATTAGAGCTGTTCAACAATTATGCTGTAGCAGAACTGCAAGTGAATAATTGATGTTAAAACCACTCTTCGATGGTGCTCAGTAAAACCAGTGGACAGGATGGAAAATGAACAATGTTCTCTTCTGGCCTACAGGGTTATGTTTCAGAGAGGTGAAGAGCTTTGTGCCATTCCCTCGGCGAGactccaaaagaaaaaacacgttGACTATGACTCCCTGACTTGATAAAATGTCACGacataaaaatgctcatgtcCTAACTACTGCGCAGCCAACTGTGCCCTTGTATATTACAATTAAGGATTCCTGTTATTGCTTTTACTCTTatcgtttttacatttcaaattctttttttttttttaaacacttttgagTCAAGTGTGGGTGTTTGTGCTAGAGACATTTCATGTTACTCATACAGTTGTTATCAATGGTTTGCCTGACAAATTCTATTAGTCTTTCCAAATAATTGTACTTGTGTGCCAACTTAGCAAAGCTAAATTCATCACCATCGCAAATGTAGTGAGTACATGAAATATTACTGTAATTGTCAgatgcattattttttaacattgaGTCTTAGTATAATATATTCTTTTAGGCCGTTTGTGATTTTTGTTCTCTTTGCTGTCTGATTGCACTTTATGACTTAGTACTTTTAAGCCAAACATGTGCCCTGGATGTTGCTATTTGTATGTGAAAAGAACAGGtgcatttgcatgtttttgttccaGAAATCAATACAggcaaagtaaataaataaaattgaatctAATTCACTAAATTGTGAAATAATGTACTATgttgttaaaatatttgaatgtgaAATATAACCCTTAAACAATGTATTCATTTAGTTACAAACACATTTAACAGACGTCTATACActggtcataaaaaaaaattctatacAACTGTTTCAGATCATATTTGACACTTTAATGAGTGTAACAATTCACATTTGATTCATGTCACTGACCTTACATTTCCAGGCATTTGGAAGCAAGACTATTGCCCCAGGTGCATACCTCGGTGATAATGTTTCAATTTTGCACTTTCATTACACTTTGAATGCTACAGTGGTTATATTGTTGCCTTGTGTGAACCAAATGGAATGTACAATTATGTTACTGAGCCCATCTTAGGGGTATATTGTACTACAAAGCAAGATTAATGGTTTAGCGAGCTGTGTTGAGTCTAAAGCCAGGACTTTCAGTCTTAGGAAAGcggctcttttgtttttaaccctTCACCATGGTAATTTATGATAAACTCGTAACCTGGTCGAGAGCGGGCTACGTTGTGGGTTTCAGATTAAATCGGCCTTTCACTGTTAAAGCCCTCTGGATGTCAATTGAAATAGCGTCACCATTTGTGGACACTGGGTGCGAGGATCCTTAAGATAGGATAGAGATGGTCTTTGGATCATCAAGTCCTGCTTCAGATGCCTCCTGAGCAGGTATGTGAGACAGTCATTGAGTATGCAGCATAACATTGCAGTCATACGGGAGGAAAGCTCAT includes:
- the mapk13 gene encoding mitogen-activated protein kinase 13, which gives rise to MEARASFCREEINNTVWEVPEKYTHLKQIGTGAYGSVCSATNEKTKERVAIKKLHRPFQSEIFAKRAYRELRLLKHMKHENVIGLLHVFTPVSSLDDFQDFYLVMPYMFTDLSKVRGHLSEDKVQFLVYQMLCGLRYIHKAGIIHRDLKPGNLAVNQDCELKILDFGLARSTDAEMTGYVVTRWYRAPEVILNWMHYTQTVDIWSVGCIMAEMINGKTLFKGKDYMDQLTQIMKVTGVPGPEFIQKLDSKEAKNYVKALPHYPRKDFSTLFPRASANGIDLLEKMLVLDCDERPTAELALEHPYFDSLRDPDDLPEPEPYDDSRDNAKLTLEEWKRLCFREVKSFVPFPRRDSKRKNTLTMTP